Proteins encoded in a region of the Benincasa hispida cultivar B227 chromosome 2, ASM972705v1, whole genome shotgun sequence genome:
- the LOC120071994 gene encoding uncharacterized protein LOC120071994 → MNFLSVEILIELNYTTWKELIKTMFVVNNPNFVLTEECPPVPTLDATSNVHDAYKRWTNVNLKARVHILASISDTLAKRFESMVTVLQIMQSMQEFFERVSSQFKRDRVDIDETGNVSSLFVLR, encoded by the coding sequence ATGAACTTTCTTAGTGTTGAAATATTAAtcgaactcaattacacaactTGGAAAGAATTGATTAAAACTATGTTCGTGGTTAACAATCCTAACTTCGTCTtgactgaggaatgtcctccagttccAACCCTTGATGCAACATCAAATGTTCATGATGCATACAAAAGGTGGACGAATGTCAATCTTAAAGCtcgagttcacattttggcaagcatatctGATACCTTggccaaaagatttgagagcatggtcactgTACTTCAGATTATGCAATCAATGCAAGAGTTTTTTGAGCGAGTGTCCTCACAATTCAAGCGGGATAGGGTTGATATAGATGAAACCGGTAATGTCAGCTCCTTATTTGTACTTCGATAA